In a genomic window of Spodoptera frugiperda isolate SF20-4 chromosome 18, AGI-APGP_CSIRO_Sfru_2.0, whole genome shotgun sequence:
- the LOC118278253 gene encoding inhibitor of growth protein 1, whose amino-acid sequence MLNQTSTEALLSATYVENYLDCVENLPNDLQRHLSRMRELDVTYRECLREAEKHLAVCIGANTEERRRSRAASRLQTVLVAAQEIGDEKLQVVQILQDLIDNKQRSLDADHKKLISCLEVKTNGTAKEEPAPAPEAIRSVEKETPAPVVTPQHAPPPPPPERSNEKEKEKVDRDKSGGERWSKRARRSRTTAGAATDGADSSERDSERHAHNTTHKKGIGKKKKRKARQAAQRSETPPEETDAIDPDEPRYCLCDQISFGEMILCDNDLCPIEWFHFSCVSLSTKPKGKWFCPKCRGDRPNVMKPKGQFLKELERYNREKEEKA is encoded by the exons ATGTTGAATCAAACTTCAACTGAGGCGTTGCTATCAGCAACTTACGTTGAGAACTACTTAGATTGTGTTGAAAATCTTCCGAATGACCTGCAGAGGCATTTATCGCGTATGCGAGAGCTTGACGTAACATACAGAG AATGTCTTCGGGAAGCTGAGAAGCACCTAGCAGTATGTATAGGAGCCAACACAGAGGAACGTCGCCGAAGCCGCGCGGCATCGCGGCTGCAAACAGTGCTAGTAGCAGCTCAGGAGATAGGCGACGAGAAACTACAAGTTGTACAGATACTACAAGACCTAATTGACAACAAACAAAGGTCACTTGATGCAGATCACAAAAAACTAA TATCTTGCCTGGAGGTGAAGACTAATGGCACAGCTAAAGAAGAGCCAGCTCCAGCCCCAGAAGCTATCAGAAGTGTGGAGAAGGAAACCCCAGCACCAGTGGTTACACCGCAGCATGCACCACCTCCTCCACCACCTGAACGAAGCAATGAAAAGGAAAAAGAGAAAGTTGACCGTGATAAGTCTGGAG GTGAGCGTTGGTCAAAACGCGCGCGACGCTCACGAACAACAGCAGGTGCAGCGACAGATGGAGCCGACTCCAGTGAACGAGACAGTGAAAGGCATGCCCACAACACCACACACAAGAAAG GTATCGGCAAAAAGAAAAAGCGTAAAGCGCGCCAAGCAGCACAACGTTCAGAAACACCCCCCGAGGAGACAGATGCCATCGACCCTGATGAGCCGCGGTACTGCCTTTGTGATCAGATATCATTCGGCGAGATGATCCTCTGCGACAATGATCTCTGTCCCATTGAGTGGTTCCACTTCTCATGTGTGTCACTCTCAACAAAACCTAAAGGAAAGTGGTTCTGTCCGAAGTGCCGTGGCGATAGACCCAACGTCATGAAACCTAAAGGACAATTCTTAAAAGAGTTAGAACGGTATAACAGGGAGAAAGAGGAGAAAGCATAG